The genomic window ATGAAAATACCAAAAAATTCAAGATAGTAAAGTGACAAAAAcacaaaattgaataattaagtgagcgttatgtaattttttataattgaacgaaaaaaattataaatagttaGTTGATAAATTTGAACCTTTTCATATTTGGGtgaataagaaatatatattaaaacaaacaAATTTGTTTTGTAGAGACAATATTGACTAGTCCGCATCGGGGCTGTTTGGTAATTCGAATATTCTAAGAGGTGGCGGGCCCCACTCAAAATAGAAAAAGGCGTTTCCATCAAACATCCCAGTCAGGCCACGTGTTTTTCAACATTTCTTTGCCACGTGGTAACTTACTAGTCGATCCTGATTTCAATCATTAGCCCCACCACTAGGATTAGGATAACAACAGCAAATTCCAGCTCTAATCATCGTTTAAGAAACAGTAATcagttttgaaattaaattaagtaaaataagtaAGAGTATGTTTTTCAAGCATATCCATACTGCTTCTCCCCCATCCCATCTTGAATTGTATTATGAGGTTGCTCTGACTCACCAACCAATCATCACTTGCCACGATAGCATCGGCCCCACCCTTTCTCTGGCCGCGGCGATTTGTTCGTCCACTTGGGAGAGTTGGGTCCTACGTAGGATCCAACGCGATTTGCTATATAAATATGGGTACCAACCAAACTCTTGAGCATCTAATTTTTTTTGGCAAAATCCTAAACCAACCCCGTCGGCGGAGGAATGGAAAAGGCGCCAGTGACGCGACAGAATTCCGATGAAATCGACAAGTTCCTTGACGGAGCGGCGAGCTTTGCCGATATGATGTTTGGGTTCATCGACGAAAGCAATGATTCCGAGGAAAATTTAAGGGACTTTGTTGTCGATGACGAGGATGCTAATAATGATGAAGATCCTAGTGAGATCGAGCAGAGGAAAATTTTCTGGGAAGCCCAAGAAAAGCTTCTTCAGGTAAACGATTTTCAATAtagaaaattaaacatataagTGTTAGGCGTAGGTTTTGGAGAATTTTGAAGATTGGGTGATAAACATTTTTCGTTGACGCAGGCAACATTGTACCGAACGACTTCTCTAGAATCAAGAATTCGACAAGCTACAAAAGAAGCATTGAGGGAAATAGATGCAGAAGGAGTGCAATGCACTTGCCAGAGACCGGAGGACGGAGGATGCCGGAACTGTTTGCAAAGGGAACTATCGATTCGTCTCCAAAGCGTAGATTTCAATTGCTACATATGCAAGTCTAAGTGGAGGAGCTCCCCTGAGATTCCGTCGGGGGAGCACACGTATTTAGAAGTGGTAGACAAATCAAAGGCCAAAAAGGGGGAGGTGAGGGTGGTGATCGAGTTGAATTTCAGGGCCGAATTCGAAATGGCGAGGGCAAGCGAAGATTACAACAAGCTAATCGCTGTGCTACCGGAACTATTGGTGGGCAAAGCAGAGAGGTTCAAAGCACTGACCAAGATATTATGCTTGGCAGCCAAAAAATGCATGAAAGAGAAAAAGATGCACTTGGCTCCGTGGAGGAAGTACAAGTACATGCAAGCCAAGTGGTTGGGAACATACGAGAGAAGAACGCCAGCACCCTTGGCCGTCGGATATTCAGACCGGCAGCAAAAGCCCAAGGCTTCCATGTTAACTTCTGATCTGCGTGAGAATTTGCCTGCCTTGCATTACACTGCTGTTGAAGTCGTGTGGTGAATGATAGTGAGAAACATGATTTTTGATGGCGGaattaaaaaaaccaaatttaagtTTTGATGGGTGAGCTTGTTTTGTTTTAGCAAAAGTTGTCTActgtataatatataattaagaaGTCCATTGTAAATATACCAACTTTTAATAAGATGCAAATGTGGAACACTGTTTCAATGTTgtagatttttatattatttacggTATTATCAGACCTTCTTTtttcaattaacaatttaaagTGCATCTTTCTTAGCCAACTCCCCATCATTTATTAAAATGGTTACTTTTGTTTAatttaagttacattttagttGCTTTTACACTTTAGtttcgtgttgtaacattttaagtTACTGAACTATTAATTGTTACTAACGGTATAATGGTAAGTTGACTTGACACGTTAAACCATCCTTTCAAACAAAAATTGTAGGTTAAATCATACAAttagtccccatatttttttgagcaatttaattttttctttgttttgcatTTTCTTCTACTTCTCTCTccattttcctcccttcttcaattcttttaaccTATCAAATAGGATGGCACAAACCCTCTCTCTTCTAATATTCTCTCTTAAACTCTCAACTCTCATCAAATTCAATCTTTCACTCACCATGGCACAAACCCTTAGACGTGCCACCACATCCACCCTCACGCACCACCTTACTCTATCCTTTCTCCTCCCCAAACGCCTCCTATCCTCCAAATCCATCACTCATCCTCCTCCTATCCCTTCCCTCTGCTTCTCCTCACACCCTCTTTCCCACTTCGTCCGATGTCTCCCTCTCACCCCCCACACACTTCACCTCTATTCGGTGCCGCATCAATCGCTCTGGAAACTCCGCTTACTCTAGGTTGAACTTCAACGACCGACTGCCGACTGAAATGGCCCGACTATTTTCGGGTTGTGATTATGAGCATTGACTTATTGTTATGGATAAGCCTGATGAAGAATGAGCTATTAAGAAGGAAATGATCGATTGCTATATCAAAACCCTTGCTAGAGTTATCAACAAggttttttttgtgatttttttttggacTCTTTTGGGTGTTTGGATGCTGATAACATTTGAGAAAATGGGAAggaaaaattggtttaattttggAAAGGAAGATAATATCTTGGGTTTTTTTATTACCCATTTTTTTGGGTTACCTTTGTTTTCACAATAATTGATTCTTTATTAAGATTGTTTATGATACATTTCATTTCAGGATTTAGAgagttcttttcttttgcttaCATTATTAAGGCTTAGTTTATATCTTAAGACCATCCTGTTtgatatttatttgttatttgatatgttaaaagaaatggagaagagaGGAAAACAGAGGGAAAAGCAGAagataatagaaaaaaaattaaattactcaaaacaaaaaaaaattaaattactcaaaacaaaaaaaaatatgaggaccaattgtaaaatttaattaacctaaaatttttgtttgaaatgatgatttaacatgacatgttagcttaccgttacaccattaacggcaattaatggctcagtgactaaaatattacaacatgataacgtaagtaattaaaacgtaacatctcaaacataagtgactaaaatataatctgaggtaaacaaaaatgactattttaataatttactcaaaataaaataacgagcattattaataaatttaaaatttatatctatCTTTATATATAAACCTATTTTTGTTAAGAATGGCTTGAATTTTAAAGCCGAAGCAAAAATTGCTTCACCAAAACTGTGTGAGAAGCGGGCTTAAATTCTCAAGCTTTAAAATCCCTTAAAGTCATGCACCAATCGTGGGCACAGAGGGCTGCAAGCCATGTTATGTTAAATGGCTATTGTCTTCAACGCCATGCAAATTACTATATATAGGTCTTGATTTTATGTCATGAGATACATCATTTTTTAGATTGAACTAGTTAGTGAATAATTTGATAGCAATTATATAAAAGTTTGATTATTTTTTGAGTGTGAGTTGTAAATTTTTCGGGTTGTGTTTTGAGCGTTAAAACATTTGTAATCTTCACCTTCTTGTTATAGCTTGTGTCCCTATTATTTCTTCTTTTCATACTATATTTCTTATTagatgttttatttatttttgataaatttatatttatgatCGTACTAATATACTTGATCCAATCcatcttcaacaaaaatttttttatctatataatgGATTTCTATTATATGTGTATACTGTCACAATAGTTTTCAAGTCACTAGATAGAATTTTTAAAACATAGAAATGCCACCAATTTTTTCTAGTTAGATGTGATTAATGGTGTATAAAAATCATCTTTTAAAGAGATTTTAAAAGCAATATAATTGTTAAATATTGAAACCaaagaaaatattttagatttgagAGTTGATTATGCATATTTTAGAAAAGTCAATATTTTCTTGTTGAGTTTAGTAAAATCTAGTTTTCAGGATCACATGTGTTGCATGTGATAcatgtttctatttttattatttttgtataacaTTAAATAAAGTAGGTATATATAATGTTTAAAAGATGGACATAGTGCATATCTATATTTTTGATAGGGTATGATGATTTTTTAGCCTCCAATTTtatttaaagaagaagaagaagaagaagaagaagaagaagaagaagaagaagaagaagaagaagaagaagaagaagaagaagaagaagaagaagaaaaagaagtcattttaactctttatttaatttttcatctcttttatcCCTAGAACTTGTATTTATTGTCAAATCACCTTAAAATGGTACATGATGATATAGGTGTCTTGGTATATACTTAAATATATAAAAGTCTTAATGaattaatatcttgtgatgaATATGGTACATGAGGATTTTGAATGTTGGACATGGTATGTTTGATTTCCATGCTTGAGTTATGTATTAATGAATGGTTATCTTAGTTCATGGTTGAAGTCATGAAAGTTTTGATGTTGAATTGTGTATGTATCCAAATGTGAGTTAGGCTAAACATGATTGACATGGTTGAATGGAATACTTGGGAtcaaatatgttttaaatgatgATTGATGAAGAAATGTGGTCTAATTTGGATAGTTGATGGTTATGTTTGAGGTTTATAAGCCATTGATGTGAATAATGTGCCATGTGAATAATGTGCCAAAGTGTGCGTAAATGAAATGATATGGTGTTTTTCAATATGGTAAAGTATAGGTAAAGATTGATGTTTGGATGATTTGGTTGGTATGCCCTAGTGACATTAAAATGCTTAAGTTTAATTGATGTTTAGGTAATGAATGTtttgttgaaaagttgaatgagTATTGAGCttatttggtatgattttggcatgttttgaattAGATGAAGTAAATGTTTTGTTCACAAATTGATATTGTAAGGGTCCAATTTTGTCTGGGTCTAAACCAAACAAACCAAgccaaataaaaaaaacagtCCAGCCCATTTACAATATTAGAGCCAATGGCCTAAATCAAAACAAAAGCCTaatggcccaaatggcccaaaagcctaaattttttcagaaaaaaaacccTAGCACGCGCCGCACCCTAGCCTAGCTGCCACCGCTCCTAGCGCCTACCACCAACTGCTACGTCAACCACCCTGCAAGAAAGAAGAAACAACACACGCAATAAACACTGGCAATAAcagtgaaaaaaatataaaaaaattgtatggaatggctataaaagccattaaaCAAATCTGTatgaaaaggttttttttttggaatagaaatcgaaataataaaaaaaacaaagcaatcaaaaaattcaaaggtgatctttttatttatttttcccttttttttcttttttaatatgttattatctatatataaaaaaataaaagaaaaagaaaaaaactcacCTAGTGTTCGTTATTTTGCCGTCGGAAATCGAAGCGTCCTTTGCATTTTTGCGGCCATCGGCGGGTCTCTGATGAGCACCGACCACAGATCTAGATTCTGGGAGTCAAAACGCCCAAAGTGGGGTTTTTTTGGCCACCGGGAACTATGGAGCCGTCGCCGGCGATCGATGGCCGTCGCAGCAAAAATTTGCCGGATTTAGGCCGGACACAAGGAAGGGGAAAAAAgggttttaggattttttttaaaaaatgggctAAAATGATCTTTTTTGAcagtttttttttacttatatagggTGTAATACCTAATTTTGCCCTGGGACCATTAAAACCAAAGGTCCAAATGCAATACAAGTTTCAGTCGGCCCAGAATACAAGGCCCAGAATACAAAATCAGTGACCTAAATCCAGACTCGATTTTTTCAAAGGCCCAAATACAAGTGGCCCAAAACAAAtgaagaaaccctagggtttctatggAGTTCATTAGCGTCGTAGCCACCTAGCCCGCTCACGCCGCAACCTAAAGCTAAATCTTCACCTGCAAGGAATAAACacaataaaggaaataaaatcagatttttgcaaaatcaaatcaaatatgaacagatttttatttctttttactcTTCTCATTATGGCTATAATATGGCCATTGTAACACTGTAATAGGGCCGATTGGAGAATCAATAAAAAACAAATACTTTTACAGCAAAAAAAGAGCATAATATCAAAGAGCAAAGATCAAACAAGATTAAAAGGTTGATTTTTTGTTCCGTTTtgttattttccttcttttattttttgttattaaaataaaacaaaataaaaggtaaaaaaaaacttatcttTATTCGCTTCTGAAACACCGTTGAGGCGGTCGAGGCTCGTCTCCGAGGATAGACGATCGGAAGCCGAAGAGTTTCTTGGGTATTTGGGGcatgttgtttattttttgaaGATTTTAAGCCTGGATTCGGACTTAGAGGAGTTTAAAAGAGAGAGTAGTGGTTTTTTCCCTTTCCTGGCCACCGTAAACGGTGGTGACGGCGCCGTAGATCGGCGGCCGGCGCGGTGGCCAATAACCATCGGATGACCAGGCCCTGGCCGGAGGATTGAGGAAGGGGAGagctttttttaagttttttgaagttttttttaaagaatgaaaaaatggattttttaaattgatttttagctTAAATAGCATAGTGAAACGATGTCGTTTCACCAAGTCTCCTAGatgccaaaacggcgtcgttttggggaggcTGACCCGACTCCGACCCGACCCGGcctaggatccacgtgtttttgagcggaggggaaaattgcgcttttagcccctccgcctttttaatattttacaattaggtttattttattgtttaatttcgccctttaatttattttgaatttcaatttaaccctactTGAAAGacaccgttttagaggagaagggaaaatttcccttccagcccctctatgtaattcacgcgttcaatttagtccttttaccttCAATTATTTGCGGATTTGCCCCAGATTTTTTATTTACAgttcaaattagtcttttttttatttttttattaattaattttcattttgtatttttttcattttcatatttaattattttatttaaatctatgtatatatgtattttttgtccatatttatatatacatacgcatatttatattttaatgtaatgtaatcattttttattttatgtaattatttttataatatatatatgtatatatatttattcttgtatatatatatatgtatgtatacatattaatatttttaaccaatttatatatatatatggatatatttattttttttaaacgcgaatgcatgtttttattttttttacat from Gossypium hirsutum isolate 1008001.06 chromosome D12, Gossypium_hirsutum_v2.1, whole genome shotgun sequence includes these protein-coding regions:
- the LOC107946166 gene encoding uncharacterized protein; this encodes MEKAPVTRQNSDEIDKFLDGAASFADMMFGFIDESNDSEENLRDFVVDDEDANNDEDPSEIEQRKIFWEAQEKLLQATLYRTTSLESRIRQATKEALREIDAEGVQCTCQRPEDGGCRNCLQRELSIRLQSVDFNCYICKSKWRSSPEIPSGEHTYLEVVDKSKAKKGEVRVVIELNFRAEFEMARASEDYNKLIAVLPELLVGKAERFKALTKILCLAAKKCMKEKKMHLAPWRKYKYMQAKWLGTYERRTPAPLAVGYSDRQQKPKASMLTSDLRENLPALHYTAVEVVW